A genome region from Megalobrama amblycephala isolate DHTTF-2021 linkage group LG16, ASM1881202v1, whole genome shotgun sequence includes the following:
- the LOC125249323 gene encoding cytochrome c oxidase subunit 7A2, mitochondrial, protein MRHLLSLPRLASRAFSTTVRQMKNKVPDKQKVFLEDNGLPVHIKGGTTDVLLYRLTMTITLAGTGFSLYWLLLASMPKSKA, encoded by the exons AGTCTTCCACGTCTAGCCTCCCGGGCGTTTAGCACAACAGTCCGGCAAATGAAAAACAAGGTGCCGGATAAACAGAAGGTTTTCCTG GAGGATAATGGTCTGCCTGTACACATTAAAGGAGGCACTACCGACGTCCTTCTCTACCGTTTGACCATGACCATCACATTAGCAG GCACTGGCTTTTCCCTTTACTGGTTGCTGTTGGCCAGTATGCCAAAGAGTAAAGCATAA